In Phalacrocorax carbo chromosome 1, bPhaCar2.1, whole genome shotgun sequence, the genomic stretch CTTCTCTCACCCATCCTCCTCATCACTCCAGCGATATCCTCAAGCAaccaagcagaagggaaagaggaggaagaggcaataacagaagaaacaatGAATTTCAAATGTATGTTGAAGTTGATGGCCTTTCACACTTTTTGAAATCAGCCATGTTTGCGCAAAGTCTACGCTACTGGAAGGGATCATTTAACATAATGGAAAAAGCAGGagctccccccttccccccaggTTCATAGTTTGACAAATGAACTTTCCCATCTCCAATAATGGAATGCAGATCTTAAGGACAGTGAAGTACCGCTTCTCACAACAAATGACAAGAAACCCTGAAAGTTACTTCTTtatgcatttaatttcttttgcaatgTCCTAAGAACTAGGGTATTACATAGAGTGAGGTACGCTTAGTAACATAACTAACAGGACTCCGGTTGGATCAAGTAAAAATGGGTTacaaaatattaggaaaagcagtaacaaaaaatacaaatgatCTTATCCAGTCACATATCGGCTGCAAATCCAAATTCTGAAACCCTTGAAAATCAGTCCCAGGGAAAGTTCACGGTTGCTCTTTCAAAAGAGGAACATTCCAGTTCTAGGAGACTAAAAGTGGAGGAACCTCCCATGCCAACCCTCTACTTGATCTTTGTTGCCTGAAAGGTAAGTTGCATCCTTGATGGATGCACAGATGTGACATTGCTCTCTTAGGACTTGTCGCTGGGGGGTTTCTTCTTAgcttccacatccttcttaaaatCTTCAAGCTTCTTTGCAATGTTAGGaatctttaaagagaaaaccagaaaacaaacaaaaaccacacaaattaacaacaaaaaaattcctgagCTATGTGAGCCTCAGCAGGAAAAACAATACCATAAAGACAGCAAGAAATTCCATCAAGTTTAAACTGGTTTCTAAAAATTACTTGCTTCCAGGATCTGTTACCTTGCACAGAGgttaaaaacagaagaacacCAAGCAAACAGCAGATGAAAGCACCTCACATGAGGCTTCAGGAAATGTTTTAGATTGTTAACACTAAAAGTTAGCCAGTGATGATGGGaacaggagggaggaaaagaagatcACGTTACAGGAAATTTAGTAAGACCAGACTGGCTTCCTCACTGAAAGAGGACAAACTGCCAGGAATAAGCCGATTTAAACACTGAAGCACAGACCTCGATAATGACTTTCAGAAGGGAAATTAGATTGCATTATACTGGTCACGAACCAAGAGAAAAGAGATGTTCAAGAGCAGCCAATAGGTACTTAAGAAATTTATGAAGAAACACTTCTCCTGATTCATCTTGTAGggtggatattaggaaaagtttcttcacccagagggtggtggagcactggaacaggctcctcagggaggcatcacagcaccaagcctgacgatattcaagcagcacttggacaacaccttCAAAGATATGGTGTagatttggggttgtcctgtgcagggacaggagttggaacTGATTcttgtgggtcctttccaactcaggAATTTCTATGATTGTATGAACCAAAAATCCCCACTGGGAAATTCTACTGCATTGCAAATTGGCAACCTTTTGCCATTTGAAACTTGAATGAAAATTCAATTTGCCACTCATGAACTTCAAAACTTCAGCTTTCTCTTTCAAATAAGTTGTTTTGATAAAGGAATCCAACAGTAAATGTtgacaacttaaaaaaaaaaagcagcaacttcTAAGGGCAGGAATAGATTACCTCTTTACTCTAGCTAAAACTGGGAATTGACAACACAGGATTTTTACAAACTAACTGATTGAAATGAAAGTAAAGTTCCCACTGGTCgttgtgaaaaaaaatcatgggctTTTATTTCACATGTAACCtgagcacagagcagaaattaGTCCAAACAGACTGCAGTTCTCTCATTGGATGGTTTGAGGCTGATAGTATGGGTAATATCACAagtttctctcttccctttcaaaGTTAATCTCCATTTGAGAAAGCTAAATTAAGAGCCCAGCCTGCAACATGCCTTACTTACAAGCTAAACCAAGAGAAGTCCACTGCTGTCAGCAGAACCCTCCATGTGTTTATAACTAAGCATGTGTGCATACAGCTGCAAAATTAGGACCTCATTATGACAAGTTTATCTTAGATGTAATCTAAAACAAATCATCTTCAATACAGGCAATAAAATTACCATGTTTATCCTGCAAGTCCGTGTTAAATTCCCAGGTAACCATTTCCTGCAAATCAAAAGCGTAAGTCCCCCTCTTGTGGCAATACTCTACTAGTGCTGCCAGAAAAGCGCTATGCCATGCTTACAATACACATTGATGCACCCAAATAAATTCTTAGGACTACATTTTCTTAACTTTGTaagacatattttgaaaataaacaccaGCCTTTTTTATTAGTACTCTTACTGGAGGTGACCGGACAGGAAGCATCACAGAAGTTTGCCCATAAGCAAGGAGCAAAAAATAAGAATTCTGCTAGCAAGATGACTTCAATATTGGAGAATagaggaaagcagaacaaacGTCAGAAATTTGAGCctcaacacctttttttttaactaggcTAATACAGAttgcatgggggggggggggggcgaagTTCATTACATTTCATCAGCAACTCTAGCCTGTAAACAGCTAAGTGGCACTGCTCTTACAAGGGATTCTGCTGAttctacagaaattaaaagcttgTATTGAAGACTTGGCTCTAAATCTTCTTCTACTCTAACTCTCACGGTGAAAATTCTCAGTTCACTGTGAgagctgaggaaagaaaattcacTTTCTCGCTTTTCTCACTGTGAGATAAGCAGGAAAAAGATTGCAGGTCAATATACTGTTTGAAGTAGAAGCAGGTGCTGAATTTTCCCAAATGGCTggcaaaacttatttttatggCTGGTACAGAGGATAGAAATTTCAGATGCTCTAGAGGATTCTGAAGTAACAAACAAGTATACTGAGCTGAGAACACTGTAACAGGCTATCAgaatcaagaaaacaaaaatttagtGCTGGTACAGTCCATAAGCAGCTGCTagaccttttctgtttctcctgccTCTATCTATGTAGATGCCTGGTTACAATATCTGTGCTCTAGGGACCCAACATCAATTAAGGCTCTCAGCGTTACTCTATTAAAGAGGAGATGTCAAAGAGGTAGATGCTTTTGGTCCATTTACATTTGAGTTCAACTGTAATTAAAGTCAATATGACCTGCATTCTGTTCAAATACAATAAACAATCAAAGTAAAGATTGATTCAATTCCGATCAAGGGAAAACAGCCttatattttcagttcagaatAGATTCAACTCTAAGAATACAAGGATACTCACATCATAGTTCTGAGCCAGATACATCCCAACCACATTGCCAAGAGTAAAACCAAgctaaaatggaagaaagggaaaaaagaatttttaacatCCTTCCACCAAAAGCACattggttaaaataaaaataaaaaaaaggaatactgCAAGTCAGGTGAAGACTAAATAGTTTCAGTACCATTCCTACttaatttctcatctttcttccAGAAAGAGTTGCAATTTTACCCAACTTCCTCATCAGAAAAACCTTACCATAATTTCCAAAATACAGCACAGTTGTGTTTTCAATACAGATGTCCAAGACTATTCAGATCAGGCTATGATCACCTTTGCCTGCAAAATTTTTGCACATGCACAAAGGCAGTaactcctaaaaaaaaatagggagaTAGCAGCAGGGACCTACGTATCACTGAGCTCTTGGTCCATGCCTGGAAAGCCTAAAGCAACACCCCACTAAGACAATGTTCAATAGTGGGGAGGGACACATGCATACAAAGTACAAAACGCAGTAACAAAAAGTTTCACAAGCTTGAAAGTCAGGACAGAGGCTCTGACTGCAAAAATATCCCAGTCTCACCTTAAAAGTTTTGAGAACGCAGCTCCCCCATCAACTTAAACTGATGTAAAACTGCTACATCTCTTCTGCAACAACTAACAATCGTGCACCTTCCAGATCCCTTTGCCCGCAAGAGATTAGTTTTCAGCCAAATCCACTCTGATCTAGGAGCTCCTCCAAGGCAGGAAAGCACTGCTGGTGGAAAGCTGGGCACAAACTCTTTTGACACCTGTGCAAATTCATAGTCCCTAAAGGGTATCTGTGAAACTGCACCCTGGAAGGAGAACATgagcaaaacagaagcagagtTCCTGGCCTCGTCCCTACCTGCCAGTTGAGGAAGATCCTCAAGTGTAACAAAGCTTTGAGAGGGAAAGAAATTCCTCTCTCCAAAGAAAGGTGATGAGATTTTCATTCAGCAGCTCCCCAAGGtcctagattttatttttattgttatgttTGATAAGTACATCCTATACTAAGAAAGCTCGTTTGACTATTTTGGAAGAGGAGACTTCTAACACTGTGCCTTCATTGTCAGTAGATAAATTACTCTACATGGCAGCTGAGGCCAGTTCTATTTAAGAAAATTGTTATTACTCATGGTCACTGCTGTCcaaataagaatattttaagaaaaataaaaccactgtcCACAACAGCAGCTTTGCCATCACATACTGACTACACATCTTTTCCATGCCCAAAGCAGGCTACAGTACAGCTCATCTTTTCAGTGACTCAGACTCCATAGACATCACTGGTGAAAAGCTAGCTGTAGAAAACTAAAAATGGTTCAAAACGGCCAAATGAACCATGACAAATTACCTCAGTATTTTCTTAAACAGATTTTTGATCTTAGTcttcatttattactttttaaggAGCTTCGCTTtaacaatttaagaaaaaatagagTTCTTTGTGTACTGCACTGGTTATCATTTGCTCTTACGACTTTAACTACTAGTTAAAGTAGTACCCTGGGAGATATTAACAAATATCGCACTGATTTAAACCAGACTTGTGACTCCTCTTAATGCAGAGCGTCATTCCAGTAGAAGATAATTTCCTGTATCTTTAGCACTGAGAACTCACTTGAAAACACAAATTAGGTCCTTGTTTATTAGCAGTTTTATAGGCTTTCACCCTAGAACATTTCTAAAGAAGGGACAACTATTATATTCTGCTGTATGATAAACCTTATTCAGTACAGATAGTACTGAGATCAGTACTCCTTTAAGTGTACTCCTTTATTGAAGTGTCTAGCACTACACTCACTCAATAGCAATCCACCCAGTTACTTTTATAGCTGACAATtcaagcagagggaaaaaagtcaCTATTTAGAGTTCAATTACATGGAAGGCAAAACATATAGCCAATTAAAATGTGCATCTAACTAAGGATAACAGGGCTGATGAGAATCCGGGGTCTCCCAGTTTCTACCCAGCATTTCAGGTTGCATTTTAAACAAGTGTTTAATGCTTAACTCCGGATAGCAAAAATATATGGTTTGTGAGATTATCACTTTGAGTCTCGCTCTCCTTTGTTAGGGCTGTAGCAGGGAGATAAACGCCCAAACTACACCCAAAGAGGGAAGAAACCCAGAAGTAGTGTCCCTTTTTTCTAACTTTCAGGTGCTAATTAAGAAGTAATAATTAATAAGATGTTTTTATCTAGCAATAAAAAATTAGCAGCAAGCAGTAGTGTTGATAAACACAGAAACTTTGAGAATGGCTACACCTATTTACCCTTACTGAGTGTTTTCAGCAGAGTGGAGAGAG encodes the following:
- the STMP1 gene encoding short transmembrane mitochondrial protein 1; protein product: MLQFLLGFTLGNVVGMYLAQNYDIPNIAKKLEDFKKDVEAKKKPPSDKS